TGGACTGAACGTGATGCTGTCAACCTTAAATGTTGCGGCCTCCTGAGTGTTTTGTAGTTGCAAATGCTGTCTTGGATTAACTTTAGTAATTTCTTTGAAGCTGATCCTGGCAGCAATGAATGgctaaaacaaaagcattttgctCACATAATACAGGGCCTAAAATGGAGCATGTTGGGTTAACATATTTGACAGAAGAGCCCTTAAGGCTGTGTGTTTGCTCTCAAAACAGAACATAAGACACCCACCAGCTTTTCAATGCGTGTATGTACATACTCTTAGAAGTTCAACAATAAGCCTTTAAAATGCAGctggaattaaaatgttaatgacaAAATGCATTCCGTTTACTCTCAGATGTGAATTGAATGCCGACTAAATTTAGGGAAAAGGCCAGAAAGGGAACAAAACGGTTGAGATGGTTTAGCTTTCATTCTTGCAGTAGGTTGACGCATTTCTCTAATCTTACCCGCCAGCGTCAATATTCAGGTTTAAATCACGTAGTTCTTGTGTTTATCTACCAGCCAAGTCCTTGGAATCCCAAGGTTTAGGAGAGTGAGCCTCCGAGGGCTTTAGGTTTTGCTggcctcagttttctttttctgtaggttACCAATTGCAGTCTTAACTGTTAGGAGTCCTTGTTGAACTTTTATGTTCTTTCTATCATTGAAAATGTGgattgggaggaggaggaggcatgaATATATTGCTAAACCTTATTTCCTGTAGCCCTTGTTGAAGAGCTTTTTGCTAAATACAGGAGGCTTCCTTGGCTAAGATTTTCAGTGATGAAGTTTGTTCCGCGATCTTTCCAATAAGGGGAGATCATGTTTGTGTTACAACTTCCAGATGGTTCATCAAGTTTGAATAAATCACATCTAGGAAACTTTTTTACTCACCTTCCAGAAATGCTTTATGTAGGGAGAGTGAAATAGTTGTCTGTATATTCTCAGCTTGATCGCACTTTGAACTAGATGATGAACACAATAAGGAAATGTTTCTACAAGAACCCTGATGAAGCCATTCGTTCTCCGCGTGCACTTAGGGAGCGCAAACTAAATACCTTAAGTCTGTAAAGAAACGTTCTCCTGCCTTTACCAATTAAAGTCCCTgagctgtgtttttgtttttacaaaacttCGCTGTGTTTTTTTGCATCAGATAGCGATAAGTGTTTATGTGTGGTTATGCTCGACGCTGGCAGTTTGGATCTCCATAggttttataaattatttttaagctaCAGCATTTGACATCTCTGTCTTGTGCAGCATAACAGTATCTTCAAAGGCACAGGAGTCCCACACctgcctctgctttctcttgACGTGCAGACGCCCAAATCCTGGAACATGCCTTGGAGCCAGATACTCCAATTATATCCAGACACACCCTGCTAATTAAGCAGTGTTGTGACCTTCCTAGTAATTTAGTGTGCGAGCTTtgatttcccccttccctcccaagcCCCGTATTTGGATTTAAGTCTATGAGGTGTGGGGTACGAGTGCATTAACGCTTTGTTTTCTGGAGAAGATGATAGAACCCAAACCTCAGATGTCTCATTAGACAAGAACCTGGGTGAAAGAACGACTTAAAACTCCGGTGAATAGCTTTTTATCTGTTTCTAGGGGTCCTGAAGACACCTGTTTCGAATATGGGGTTTTCCCTGCTATTCTGAGCTTTCCACTCGACTACCCATTAAGTCCTCCGAAGATGAGGTTCACGTGCGAGATGTTCCATCCAAACAGTGAGTCTGATGCAGCAGGACGTACGGGGGAGTGGGTTGCTTGTGCACCTTAAAAACAAACTCTGTGGCAGGAGAGCTGACATCTTTACCAAGGGTTGTGCTCTCCCTTTTCAGCCTTGAGTATGCAGTAGGAGTCTTCAGCTGTCCGGCAATTTTGCTCTGTCTTAGGGTCACTTTCTCTATCACATTATTCCTCATATACCTGTTGGTCATAAACAGCCCAATAAAGTTTCTAACACTTTCACTGCCTTTAAGATCATCCCAGGAATGCTTGTTACTGTTATATAAATAGTCTAAAGATAAATCTTCTGTACATGATGTGAGATGTAGTGAATTAATACAGGCTCTTTCCTGTCTTGTTCTGTGACTTGTAGTTTGGTGTTACTTTCGTGAGTGACAATGTATTCACTAAAGTATGGATGCAGCTTTACTAAGCAGCATGGCTTTTTTCCCATTAAGTCATGGGTTTAGTAATGTTTCTGACGTGATCTTTCTGAAATACAGAGTGCTCTGTCCAAGCAGATGACACGTATGCGGGCATTTAATATTAAGACCTTGCTGGCCTTTTTCTCTGCGATTCTGGTGGTGACAATATTATCTTAAGACTTTTCAGTGGAAGCAATTGAAGTAACAAGTACCGCTAACATGTTGGAGCCATGGACAGGTAAAAACCTTGAAGCCTTCTTTCACGGCCTGGAGAGCTACTTTCTGGAGTCAGCCTTGGCATTCTGTGTGAAATTGTTCTTTACAACATCTGCTAAATCAGCATGGATCATGTAAAGATTGTTCAGCATCACCCAGATTTGATGGGCTGGATCCGTATTCTAGGCTATTAGGTCTCTGCCACTTGAgagcaataaaaggaaaatcctgccctcctgcctggtgttttcttcctgcaCTTGCATAATGCAAATCTTAATCTCAGTTGTGAATCGATTTATTTCATCCCATTCCAAGGAATTTTGAAATTTCTTGAAGTTCTTCCCTTCTCAAAACAGCAGTGAATGCAGATTCTTGTGTGTTTAATCCACATCTTCCTGTCCTCCTGTGGAGGGCACACCTGCACATCACAGCGTAGAACTGTGCGGAGGCACCCAAGACCATGTAGCATCACCTCTGAAGCTCTGATGACTGCAGCGTTTGGCACCTGGAAGCAGTGTGGCTGCACCGGCACCTTGCTCCAGCTGGACGAATTCACCCAAACTTCTTGTCAGGGCTGGTCTCTGTGAACAAATCCTTGTCCGCACAATACTTTGCATCTCCAGTTGTGGCCGTGGCATGAGGTTCACTGCTCACAGCTGCTTTGTCGGCAGCATAGCCAGGAGGAGTGGGGTGCGGAGAAGCACAAACTGCCTGACTGTCTTGTGTTACAGAGTGGCTCTACACGTGGGCGCTTCCCTTCTGGGGTTAACTGGAACATACTGACTGGTCAGCTCAGCTCTTTAAAGTCCTGTGACTCTGGGTCACCTTGATCTAAAGTTGAGATCACCTAAAGCGGACACTTGAATCTTTCTTAGGCGGCATTGTGATGGTCTGGTTGCAACCTGGAAAGGCTGTAGAAGTGGGTAGCCATGCTGTGCTCTTTCTGTTCCTTAAGTGCTTATCCCTCCGCCTGTGTGGAAttgcaaaggaaaatgtttaaaaactctGCTGTGTTCCCTTATCTTTGCAGCTTGTGTTATGTACAGGGGGGAATCGAGACACCACAGAACtatattctgttaaaataaaatgacGTTCCTGGATGCTCTGATGAAGATAACTTCAAAGTAGCGATTAATGACACATCTTGCATTAGCACCTAGTGACAAAGCAGGAAGATGCATACATCTTCCTGGAATCAGCCTTTGATGTCTGGACTGTGCCACTGTGATCCAGCTGTTTTAAACGAGGCACACTGCATAAAGACACCAGAGTAACTTCCAGGTGAAATACCTTCTACCAGTGTGTTCCGAACTTGCAAGGAGAAGTGCTGTTTCAGCATGGGCTGTTTTCATCTCTTCCAGCTACGGGCTAGACCAGCTCCAGTCCCCAggcgggggctgcaggaggggatgTAAATAAAAGTCTTCCAAAGCGCTTACGTGTTGCAGGGTTGTGCAGACATTAGCTGGGTGAATAGAAGGAACTGGAAATGAGCACAACCGCTTCCAGCGGTCATTCCCccgttttgttttgtcttgttttcctggCAATAGCACAGATTTGGTCACCCGAagaacagcagcgctggaagtaCTGGGTTCCAGTTGTCATTTCTTGAGCGCCTGCAGAATTAGGTCGCGTTGCTAAAGCAGAACTCCATTCTCGTTGTGTTGCCTCTTCAGCCTTTCTTTGGCCTCATTATCAAGTCCGTGGAGTTCAGTCTGTGAAGACAACTTGTAATGTTGCAGAAGCTTTGTTTAATAAGGTCAATTATACGCTTGATAACATATACCACTTTTCCTTCCTTGCTGCACCAGAGCAAGTTTGCTTAATTCTTTTTACGGTCACGGTCCAGTGGAGGACTCCAAGGTGCATTCAGTGTTGTGTGACTGTTACCCTTTGATTAACGTAGGACTAGTTACCTACTTGGAGCAGTGTCTGTGCATAAATACTTGCCTTGTTCCACCAGACtgcttctcttatttttttccatggagcCTGTCACTTGTTATTTAATGATACGACTGCTCCCAGCAGGCTTCTGTTGGGGCAGGGTGACCCAAGTTTGTTAGAATTTTTTTGCTAGATGCTTGTCTTTCAGATTTTGTGTCCACTTGCCTTTGGAAGAGGGAATTTAAAACTGAGTTTAGTGTCAGTCGTATAAAGGCCAAGTATAAACATTCATCTATGCTAAAGAACTGGAGAGGCGAAGTGTTTCCTCAGAGTAACAGTCCATCCCCTCTACTTCTTGTGCAGTTTACCCGGATGGAAGAGTTTGCATCTCTATTCTTCATGCTCCTGGGGATGATCCCATGGGATATGAGAGCAGCGCTGAGCGGTGGAGTCCCGTGCAGAGCGTGGAAAAGATCCTCTTATCAGTCGTTAGCATGCTGGCAGGTAAGGACTGCTGTTTTATTAGCAGTAGCTCAGGTAGCAGTTACTGAGTTAGCTAGAGCTGCTTCTTGCTGTTTGATTTAAGTGAGCAAAGGATATTTAAAACCGCTTGGCAGCAACCACAGTTCTTAAAGCCCCAATACTTACTTATTTAATAAAACAGGTCTCTGAAAATAActgtgggggggggaaagactgAATTATTAAATAGGTGTTTCGAGCTTTGCGAGCAACTGCACTGCTTTCCTCCcaggccagcagcagccaagcaggTAGTGATGGTCGGGTGGGTCCTGAGGCTCAGCTGGTTCCCTGCTCCTGCACAAAACCTGTGCTCCATCTTTGTATTTGCGAGGACGTTTGTTCAACTTTTGCAGGTCTTAGAGCTATTGATTACAGCCTGTGTTGGATTTGGCTTTAGCAGCTGAAGCGTTACTGGCCAGATCTAACCACTATGATAAACTGGAGTCTGTGGCCTCTAAGTCACAAGTCGGCACCTTCCATTTCTGTTATTTGCCGGCCTGGGAATGTACCCCATTCTGCCACCTCAGATTCAGAGAAAGGCTTCTTGAGAAGAGGGGTGGACTTTTGTGCGGTCATTTAAATGCCTTTCCCTAAATCCAGCAAGGGCTATGGATCAGCTCTGTCGTGTCCAGCTCCCTGAAAGGTGGATCCTTTTCCACACAGTGGACGGAGCCACTGAACTGCCTGAAAAGGGCAGAGCTGTGTCCCTTAGAAGCAGGTTTGAACGATGAAAGATTTTAGGAGGTTTAGAGCAGCAAGGTTGATCAAAGGGCAAGCAACAGATTCTTACGTGTGACCGTTTCAGCTTCAGAACAGTAGGTTACTACTGGGGAGCTGTGCGAACAGTCCCTGGCTGGGCTTCCTGTGACCTCTGAGAACTTGGTTTGTGGTGCAGCCTTGCCTTGACTGGTTGGTGTAGGAGTCACCTGATCTCTCTTGTTCTCTGCCTGTGCGTTCTGTTTTCCCATGGCTTTTGGAGGAATTAGTCTAAACCATCGATGGTCAGCTTCTCCCAGGCTCCGCAGGTAGCGTAAGCCCAAGCTGACCAGACGGGGTGACCTGCACATCTCCTATCCCCACTACGGGCTTTTAAGGGCCAACCGTCAGCATTGTGTCAAGAAAGACATGAGCCCAGGATGTCTGtcctgagctgggctggggtggATTTGGACTAGTGTGTGAAACAGGATGGGTAGAGTATGTCATAGTGAGTTGTGTAATCTGTTGTCCTTCTGTATGCTGACCACGAACCTGGTAAGTCCCGTGCCTCAGCTTACCTCTGTACAAAATTAAGTGTTTTGAGTCACAGGGGCTTAATGTACTTTCTAAAGCGCTCTGAAATCCTCGGATGAAAGATGTTGCAGAAATGAAAGCATTCTatgggttttcttggtttgttttgttggtttttaataGAACAAGCCATCCCAAAGAGTGACAGAGCCTGTTTGGGTGGCCTGGTCGGGAGGGCTTTGTGTCTGTGAAGCCgcagaaccagaaaaaaacattttgcagggAGCGGCGTGCAGTTGTAAAAACGCTTGATAGCACTGGTGGTGCCGCGTTGCGTTGTTCCATGTGCATGCCGGGGCTCAATTGTTGAGAGCATAAGCAAAAGAAGGTCTTGCTCCTCTGCCACTTGTTTCTTACCTAAATTTGACCTTGCGGTGATATTCTCTTGTGATCAGTTAAATCGGAACCATTTGAGAATCCAGCAGCTGTCACTGGATTTTCTTCAGTGGTGTTTCTGTAGTCCCGAGGAGGGGAAGCGGATCAAagccccagggaagtggtggtacAGAGGCATTATTGAAAAAGCGAGAGAGTCTTGCTCCCTTACCTGCCTGCCCACCTATCTTTCCATCTTTCTCATTTCAGAGCCAAATGATGAAAGCGGAGCCAATGTAGACGCCTCCAAGATGTGGCGGGAAGACAGAGAACAGTTTAACAAAATTGCCAAGCAGATTGTGCAGAAGTCACTTGGACTTTAAGCTCACAAAGAGACTGAAGTGTTTTCTATTTCTCTCCACCCGAAAACGAGCAGTGCTCAGTGCTGGTAccaaaaaggaaaactttgcaaAACTATTGGCCTAGTTCTTTTTatcatttgttatttatttaccATGTCTTTTCTTCTTCCGCTGCTCCAGAGAAGCCTCTAGTTCACTCACTAAATTGTGTGGAAAAGGGATTTAATAGTAGGGAAAAATATGGAGACAATGCCGTTTCAAAGGCTGCCTGTTGCTACCTCACTTCGTGGTATGGAAAGCTTGGAGACTTTGCAGTCCGCAGCCTGCCTTTGCCAATCTGCTGTCTGAGACCAGAGCTGGCTTGCATCACCTGCTGGAAGAATTAGTTGTATGTTTTTATAGGTAGCATTGCATCTGGAGCACCAGTAGACAGGAAATAATCGATCGATTTTTATGGTACTCGCTAAGGTAAGGACAGCATTTGCAGTCAGAACTGATTTGAAGAGTATCGTTAGCAGGAGAAGCTATAAAACAAGGTTATAGGTAGGATGCATTGGCAAAGAAAGCGATTGTGCAGCATGTAACTTCAAGGGAAGATCTAGGGGGTTGTTGTCAGTGGTTGGCTGGGGGTTTAGAGTGGGCTGGTGTTCCCGTGTAACACTGTGAGTTTGTATTGAGCCTTTGAGTCAGTGTTTGCTTGGAAGAAATCCCAAGAGCTGCTTTATTACTCCTTAAAGACACTCAGTTGTAAACTTCGCGTTCAATTAGAGGTGCAAGATGTAAAGACTGGATTCTTAAACACTTTGGTCAGGTTCACTGTGGGCGAGGTAGGTCACTGGCAGCTTGAAAATCCAGTGAGAATGCATCTGCTCCCCTGGGCATGTAAAATATCTCTGCAATAATGTCAGCTTCTCTTGGGTATTGAGAGGATTAGGCACTGCTGGCCTTCGGTCACCCATTTTTTCAGGTGAACGAGCAAAGATGAACGTGGTGGATTTTGTAAAATTAACTGTAACACTTCTTTATGCTTGGCTGCTCTTGTGTATTTAAATATGAGTGAGTCAGAGAAGACACCGAACGTGTTTTCTAGAGGATGGTA
The sequence above is drawn from the Chroicocephalus ridibundus chromosome 6, bChrRid1.1, whole genome shotgun sequence genome and encodes:
- the UBE2G2 gene encoding ubiquitin-conjugating enzyme E2 G2; amino-acid sequence: MAGTALKRLMAEYKQLTLNPPEGIVAGPMNEENFFEWEALIMGPEDTCFEYGVFPAILSFPLDYPLSPPKMRFTCEMFHPNIYPDGRVCISILHAPGDDPMGYESSAERWSPVQSVEKILLSVVSMLAEPNDESGANVDASKMWREDREQFNKIAKQIVQKSLGL